One segment of Curtobacterium poinsettiae DNA contains the following:
- a CDS encoding ROK family transcriptional regulator: protein MSEPRRSPGNQASLREANRGRVVSAVKRHGGLTQVELAGVTGLSPATVSNIVKELVATGALHATPSTSSGRRALRVTLPHGLGLVAGVHASPRHLRLALSDLNGAVLAERHMPLARDHRADAELDKTALLVLDMVESIESSMDEVLAVGLAVAAPIDARTGMTARGGILRGWDGVALGQSLARRMDKPVQVDNSANLAALAEHRSGAARGRDTVVTLDVGNGIGAGLVLGGHLFRGHHGIAGEFGHTPVLPNGPLCRCGNRGCLEAIAGAPAVLEGVRDEVGTLKLADLILRAMGGDQVCMRAVADAGRAIGSAAVGLCNVLDPERVVVTGEFARAGELLLGPMRHALESSLIVDVDGTPDVVQGQLGEKAAVTGALALAIEAVDVTRAR from the coding sequence GTGTCAGAGCCGCGCCGCAGTCCGGGGAACCAAGCTTCACTGCGTGAAGCCAACCGGGGTCGGGTCGTCAGCGCGGTGAAACGGCACGGCGGGCTGACGCAGGTCGAGCTCGCCGGGGTGACGGGACTGTCCCCCGCGACCGTCTCGAACATCGTCAAGGAACTCGTCGCGACCGGCGCCCTGCACGCGACGCCGAGCACCTCGAGCGGCCGTCGGGCGCTCCGCGTGACGCTGCCGCACGGCCTCGGGTTGGTCGCCGGGGTGCACGCCTCACCGCGGCACCTGCGGCTGGCACTGTCGGACCTGAACGGCGCCGTCCTGGCCGAGCGGCACATGCCCCTGGCCCGTGACCACCGTGCCGACGCCGAGCTCGACAAGACCGCGCTGCTCGTGCTGGACATGGTGGAGTCCATCGAGTCGTCGATGGACGAGGTGCTCGCCGTCGGCCTCGCCGTGGCCGCCCCGATCGACGCGCGCACCGGGATGACGGCGCGCGGTGGGATCCTGCGCGGCTGGGACGGCGTCGCGCTCGGGCAGTCGCTCGCCCGGCGGATGGACAAGCCCGTGCAGGTCGACAACTCGGCCAACCTCGCCGCACTGGCCGAGCACCGGAGCGGGGCGGCCCGTGGCCGCGACACCGTGGTGACGCTCGACGTCGGCAACGGCATCGGTGCGGGACTCGTGCTCGGCGGGCACCTGTTCCGCGGGCACCACGGCATCGCCGGCGAGTTCGGACACACGCCCGTCCTGCCGAACGGGCCCCTGTGCCGGTGCGGCAACCGCGGCTGCCTGGAGGCGATCGCCGGCGCGCCCGCCGTGCTCGAGGGTGTCCGCGACGAGGTCGGCACCCTGAAGCTGGCGGACCTGATCCTGCGCGCGATGGGCGGCGACCAGGTCTGCATGCGCGCCGTGGCCGACGCCGGGCGCGCGATCGGTTCGGCGGCGGTGGGGCTCTGCAACGTCCTCGACCCGGAGCGGGTGGTGGTCACGGGCGAGTTCGCGCGGGCCGGTGAACTCCTGCTCGGCCCGATGCGGCACGCCCTCGAGTCGTCGTTGATCGTCGACGTGGACGGCACCCCGGACGTGGTGCAGGGGCAGCTCGGCGAGAAGGCCGCGGTGACCGGCGCGCTGGCCCTGGCGATCGAGGCCGTGGACGTCACCCGCGCACGCTAG
- a CDS encoding glycosyl transferase: MSDFHQNGVITTFHDLGRRSTASLEEDLRGFAEKRPMSLILPALYSELERPALSRIVDELAEADWLSEIVIGLDRADRSQFEHAREFFSRLPQRHRILWNDGPRLRELDAELERAGLAPGEPGKGRNVWYCTGYALASERADCIALHDCDITTYERGMLARLFYPVANPAFDYEFSKGYYARVADGRINGRAARLLVGPLLRSLRQVYGESEYLEYLSSFRYPLSGEFAMRAHVLNGLKIPGDWGLEIGMLSEVYRDYATRQVCQVEIADAYDHKHQPLAEADGTGGLARMGNDIVQSLLRKLATMGVPLTSDSFRVLKATYYRNALDIVEVYRHEAEMSGLAFDQHAEEAAVELFTKAILDAGGAFTARPNDKPFIPSWSRVRSAVPDVLDRLRDAVEADQQD, from the coding sequence ATGAGCGACTTCCACCAGAACGGCGTCATCACGACGTTCCACGACCTCGGTCGCCGCAGCACCGCGAGCCTCGAGGAGGACCTGCGGGGCTTCGCCGAGAAACGCCCGATGAGCCTTATCCTGCCGGCGCTGTACTCCGAGCTCGAGCGTCCAGCCCTGTCGCGGATCGTCGACGAGCTGGCCGAGGCCGACTGGCTCAGCGAGATCGTGATCGGGCTCGACCGGGCCGACCGCTCGCAGTTCGAGCACGCCCGCGAGTTCTTCTCGCGGCTGCCGCAGCGGCACCGGATCCTGTGGAACGACGGGCCGCGACTGCGCGAGCTCGACGCCGAACTGGAGCGTGCGGGCCTGGCACCGGGGGAGCCCGGCAAGGGCCGGAACGTCTGGTACTGCACCGGGTACGCGCTGGCGTCGGAGCGGGCGGACTGCATCGCCCTGCACGACTGCGACATCACCACCTACGAGCGGGGCATGCTCGCGAGGTTGTTCTACCCGGTCGCGAACCCCGCGTTCGACTACGAGTTCTCGAAGGGCTACTACGCCCGCGTCGCCGACGGTCGGATCAACGGCCGCGCCGCGCGGCTGCTCGTCGGGCCCCTGCTCCGCTCGCTCCGCCAGGTCTACGGGGAGTCCGAGTACCTGGAGTACCTGAGCAGCTTCCGGTACCCGCTGTCCGGCGAGTTCGCGATGCGTGCCCACGTGCTGAACGGCCTGAAGATCCCCGGCGACTGGGGACTCGAGATCGGCATGCTGTCCGAGGTGTACCGCGACTACGCGACCCGGCAGGTGTGCCAGGTGGAGATCGCCGACGCGTACGACCACAAGCACCAGCCCCTCGCCGAGGCCGACGGCACCGGCGGCCTCGCCCGGATGGGCAACGACATCGTGCAGTCGCTGCTCCGGAAGCTCGCGACCATGGGCGTCCCGCTCACGTCCGACTCGTTCCGCGTGCTCAAGGCGACGTACTACCGGAACGCGCTCGACATCGTCGAGGTGTACCGGCACGAAGCCGAGATGAGCGGGCTCGCGTTCGACCAGCACGCCGAGGAAGCCGCGGTGGAGCTCTTCACCAAGGCGATCCTCGATGCCGGCGGCGCCTTCACGGCGCGGCCGAACGACAAGCCGTTCATCCCGAGCTGGAGCCGGGTGCGCTCAGCGGTGCCGGACGTGCTCGACCGGCTGCGGGACGCGGTGGAGGCGGACCAGCAGGACTGA
- a CDS encoding VOC family protein — protein sequence MPGRHLIHHLGVFASDFAASDAFYTAALAPLGIGAGYRTDAVAEFWQHGDDTPSVSLETARPPEATTRGLHLAFEAGSRSEVDAFHREAVAAGGVSRHEPRYWPEYHAYTAFVSDPDGNNVEALVKETGD from the coding sequence ATGCCGGGTCGTCACCTCATCCACCACCTGGGCGTCTTCGCCAGCGACTTCGCCGCGAGCGACGCGTTCTACACCGCAGCCCTCGCGCCCCTCGGCATCGGAGCGGGCTACCGCACGGACGCCGTCGCCGAGTTCTGGCAGCACGGGGACGACACCCCGAGCGTCTCGCTCGAGACCGCCCGGCCCCCCGAGGCGACGACGCGCGGACTCCACCTGGCGTTCGAGGCCGGGTCACGGAGCGAGGTCGACGCCTTCCACCGCGAAGCCGTCGCCGCCGGCGGGGTGTCACGGCACGAGCCGCGCTACTGGCCGGAGTACCACGCGTACACCGCGTTCGTGTCCGACCCGGACGGCAACAACGTCGAGGCCCTGGTCAAGGAGACCGGTGACTGA
- a CDS encoding SPFH domain-containing protein, with protein MFVAAIVFLVIALVALYFRTRTYSTPARPATPGREARPAVPTRRPNLIAAWTAAAAGVLFVGLTLGSTLYAQDTGESKVQVDISGNIVGQTTDSGFHFKAPWATLHTFNIRNQTVTYINAVNGSDSDNNGNVRSGPYVTVQDQDGVSSNVSLNLQYSIDAKSVTDIYRSYKTEENFKTQFIGNSVRSVVRQVPNDFTTIELITKRGTVEKSMIQALETRWKGSGVHVDNFALQEITPPKSVTEAYATAQQAQIQVTKERALLDAKKVQAQQQVAEAQGQADANEVLNEHPLSDAALKQREIEALKSAGDNGSLIVVPQGTDNILSLPGTSGSKSK; from the coding sequence ATGTTCGTCGCCGCCATCGTCTTCCTCGTCATCGCGCTCGTCGCGCTCTACTTCCGAACACGCACCTACTCCACCCCCGCACGCCCGGCCACACCCGGTCGCGAGGCACGCCCCGCCGTCCCGACCCGCCGCCCGAACCTCATCGCCGCGTGGACCGCGGCCGCAGCCGGCGTCCTGTTCGTCGGGCTCACGCTGGGCAGCACGCTCTACGCGCAGGACACGGGCGAGTCGAAGGTCCAGGTGGACATCTCCGGCAACATCGTCGGGCAGACCACGGACTCCGGGTTCCACTTCAAGGCGCCGTGGGCCACGCTCCACACGTTCAACATCCGCAACCAGACCGTCACCTACATCAACGCGGTGAACGGCTCGGACTCGGACAACAACGGCAACGTGCGCTCCGGCCCGTACGTCACGGTGCAGGACCAGGACGGCGTCTCGTCGAACGTCAGCCTGAACCTGCAGTACAGCATCGACGCGAAGTCGGTCACCGACATCTACCGGTCGTACAAGACCGAGGAGAACTTCAAGACGCAGTTCATCGGCAACTCGGTGCGCAGCGTCGTCCGCCAGGTGCCGAACGACTTCACCACGATCGAGCTCATCACCAAGCGCGGCACGGTGGAGAAATCGATGATCCAGGCGCTCGAGACGCGGTGGAAGGGCTCCGGCGTGCACGTCGACAACTTCGCGCTGCAGGAGATCACCCCGCCGAAGTCCGTCACCGAGGCGTACGCCACGGCACAGCAGGCGCAGATCCAGGTCACGAAGGAGCGCGCACTGTTGGACGCCAAGAAGGTGCAGGCACAGCAGCAGGTCGCCGAAGCGCAGGGTCAGGCCGACGCCAACGAGGTCCTCAACGAGCACCCGCTCTCGGACGCCGCGCTCAAGCAGCGCGAGATCGAGGCCCTCAAGAGCGCTGGCGACAACGGCTCTCTGATCGTCGTGCCGCAGGGTACCGACAACATCCTCAGCCTGCCGGGAACCTCGGGTTCGAAGAGCAAGTAG
- a CDS encoding sugar ABC transporter substrate-binding protein, whose product MKKSTTRAMLGVSALLLAITTLAGCSNGADAGTGSGGGGGDASKAKIGLLLPDSVTARYASADRPLFTAEVKKQCSGCSVVYANADGDASKQLQQAQSMLTQGVKVLVLDPFDGEAAASIVQQAKAKKVPVISYDRLINSPDLSYYISFDNEKVGELQGQALVDALKAKKVPEGSGIIMVNGSPTDNNASQFKKGAHSVIDDSGYKVLAEYDTPGWDPAKAQDWAAGQISKLGKDKITGVYAANDDTGGGVIAALKSAGVTELPPVTGQDASLAGIQRILAGEQYMTVYKAFKPEASKAADLAIQFAKGETPKGDTTVDTAGGASVQSTLLDPVAVTTDNVQSTVVKDGLYEVSKICTAQYESACDSAGIK is encoded by the coding sequence ATGAAGAAATCCACCACACGAGCGATGCTGGGCGTCAGCGCCCTGCTGCTCGCGATCACCACCCTGGCGGGCTGTTCCAACGGCGCGGACGCCGGAACCGGTTCCGGCGGAGGCGGCGGGGACGCGTCGAAGGCCAAGATCGGCCTGCTCCTGCCCGACTCCGTCACCGCCCGCTACGCCAGCGCCGACCGCCCGCTCTTCACCGCCGAGGTGAAGAAGCAGTGCAGCGGCTGCTCGGTCGTCTACGCGAACGCCGACGGCGACGCGTCGAAGCAGCTGCAGCAGGCCCAGTCGATGCTCACGCAGGGCGTCAAGGTCCTGGTCCTCGACCCGTTCGACGGCGAGGCCGCAGCGTCCATCGTCCAGCAGGCGAAGGCGAAGAAGGTGCCGGTGATCTCCTACGACCGGCTCATCAACAGCCCCGACCTGAGCTACTACATCTCGTTCGACAACGAGAAGGTCGGTGAGCTGCAGGGCCAGGCTCTGGTCGACGCACTCAAGGCGAAGAAGGTCCCGGAGGGCTCGGGCATCATCATGGTGAACGGCTCCCCCACCGACAACAACGCCTCGCAGTTCAAGAAGGGCGCGCACTCGGTCATCGACGACAGCGGCTACAAGGTGCTCGCCGAGTACGACACCCCCGGATGGGACCCCGCCAAGGCGCAGGACTGGGCAGCCGGCCAGATCAGCAAGCTCGGCAAGGACAAGATCACCGGCGTCTACGCGGCGAACGACGACACCGGCGGCGGCGTGATCGCGGCCCTGAAGTCGGCCGGCGTCACCGAGCTCCCGCCCGTCACCGGGCAGGACGCCTCGCTCGCGGGCATCCAGCGGATCCTCGCCGGCGAGCAGTACATGACCGTCTACAAGGCCTTCAAGCCCGAGGCGTCGAAGGCCGCCGACCTGGCGATCCAGTTCGCCAAGGGTGAGACCCCGAAGGGCGACACCACCGTCGACACCGCCGGCGGCGCCAGCGTCCAGTCGACGCTGCTCGACCCGGTCGCCGTCACCACGGACAACGTCCAGTCGACGGTGGTCAAGGACGGCCTGTACGAGGTGTCGAAGATCTGCACCGCGCAGTACGAGTCGGCCTGCGACAGCGCCGGCATCAAGTAG
- a CDS encoding LLM class flavin-dependent oxidoreductase: MPLDGTPLHRLGFLTIGSFDPARPSAGHEDTLRVIERAEALGFDSAWLRHRHLQHGISSPVALLAAASQRTSRIDLGTAVTPIGAENPFRLAEDLSTVDVLLGGRLNPGFSVGTPMNFDLYRDAIYPDTLEHEDLGNDRLLRFRAMVRGDPVTATETVERRGIEEFASTVQPHSAGLAERIWYGTGSTKSAVWAGENGFHLLTSSVTRSENGTDFATNQRAQIDAYLDVHSDPAAARVSQGLVVIPTDTATAEQEARYRAYVDSRSGRVGVPQGPAGMLFAADLVGTSAEIADRLRADVGYQAVTEVAFALPFSFEPDDYAQIITDIAERLGPELGWAPRSDGWDPQHG; the protein is encoded by the coding sequence ATGCCCCTCGACGGAACTCCCCTGCACCGGCTCGGCTTCCTGACGATCGGGTCGTTCGACCCCGCACGACCGTCCGCGGGCCACGAGGACACCCTGCGCGTGATCGAGCGCGCCGAGGCCCTGGGCTTCGACAGCGCCTGGCTGCGCCACCGGCACCTGCAGCACGGCATCTCCTCCCCCGTCGCGCTGCTGGCCGCCGCCTCGCAGCGCACCTCGCGCATCGACCTGGGCACCGCCGTCACCCCGATCGGCGCGGAGAACCCGTTCCGCCTCGCGGAGGACCTCAGCACGGTCGACGTCCTGCTCGGCGGCCGCCTGAACCCGGGGTTCTCGGTCGGCACCCCGATGAACTTCGACCTGTACCGCGACGCGATCTACCCCGACACCCTGGAGCACGAGGACCTCGGCAACGACCGGCTCCTGCGCTTCCGTGCCATGGTGCGCGGTGACCCGGTGACGGCCACCGAGACCGTCGAACGCCGCGGCATCGAGGAGTTCGCGAGCACCGTCCAGCCGCACAGCGCCGGCCTGGCCGAACGGATCTGGTACGGCACCGGCAGCACGAAGTCGGCCGTGTGGGCGGGTGAGAACGGCTTCCACCTGCTCACCTCGAGCGTCACCCGCAGTGAGAACGGCACCGACTTCGCCACGAACCAGCGCGCTCAGATCGACGCCTACCTCGACGTCCACTCCGACCCCGCTGCCGCCCGCGTCTCGCAGGGCCTGGTCGTCATCCCGACCGACACCGCGACCGCCGAGCAAGAGGCCCGCTACCGCGCCTACGTCGACAGCCGCTCGGGTCGCGTCGGCGTGCCGCAGGGCCCCGCCGGAATGCTCTTCGCCGCCGACCTGGTGGGCACGTCGGCCGAGATCGCGGACCGGCTCCGTGCCGACGTCGGCTACCAGGCGGTCACCGAGGTCGCCTTCGCGCTCCCGTTCTCGTTCGAGCCCGACGACTACGCCCAGATCATCACGGACATCGCCGAGCGGCTGGGTCCGGAACTCGGCTGGGCGCCGAGATCCGACGGGTGGGACCCGCAGCACGGATGA
- a CDS encoding sugar ABC transporter permease translates to MSKTDETLTAATPTPSAADLQDERLLRDAGLGGAAKAFVRRVRGGDIGSLPVVVGLIVIWAVFQALSPDFLSPGNLVNLALQCAAVGTIAIGIVLVLLLGEIDLSVGSVSGLSAAILGQGLTTLGWPLWLVLTVALAVGAAAGLLYGLLFTRFGVPSFVITLAGLLGFLGLQLLILGPNGSINLPYDSPIVQFASASYLPPWLAYLLAVLAAGGLFFTEVRRAARRRRAGLSTGAMSLTIVKAVALFLGLALMVWYLSRDFGTGTSFVFFVVLVVLMNFVLKRTRWGRSVFAVGGNVEAARRSGIRVNRIYISVFMLTSLFATVGGILAAARLNSASLSSGAGDTNLNAIAAAVIGGTSLFGGRGSAWSALLGIIVIQSISNGLTLLSLDSSIRYMITGAVLLLAVIIDSLSRRSRASHGAA, encoded by the coding sequence ATGAGCAAGACCGACGAGACCCTCACCGCAGCGACCCCGACGCCCTCGGCCGCGGACCTGCAGGACGAGCGGCTCCTGCGTGACGCGGGGCTCGGCGGCGCGGCGAAGGCGTTCGTCCGACGGGTCCGTGGCGGCGACATCGGCTCGCTGCCGGTGGTCGTCGGGCTCATCGTCATCTGGGCGGTGTTCCAGGCGCTCTCCCCCGACTTCCTGTCCCCGGGCAACCTGGTCAACCTCGCCCTGCAGTGCGCCGCGGTCGGCACCATCGCGATCGGCATCGTGCTCGTGCTGCTGCTCGGCGAGATCGACCTGTCCGTCGGCAGCGTCAGCGGGCTGTCCGCCGCGATCCTCGGCCAGGGCCTGACCACACTCGGCTGGCCGCTGTGGCTCGTGCTCACCGTCGCGCTGGCCGTCGGCGCCGCCGCCGGTCTGCTCTACGGCCTGCTGTTCACCCGCTTCGGGGTGCCGAGCTTCGTCATCACGCTCGCCGGTCTGCTCGGGTTCCTCGGGCTGCAGCTGTTGATCCTCGGCCCGAACGGCTCGATCAACCTGCCGTACGACTCACCGATCGTGCAGTTCGCCTCGGCCTCGTACCTGCCGCCGTGGCTCGCCTACCTGCTCGCTGTGCTGGCAGCCGGCGGCCTGTTCTTCACCGAGGTCCGTCGCGCTGCCCGCCGCCGCCGTGCCGGGCTGTCGACCGGGGCGATGTCCCTGACCATCGTGAAGGCCGTCGCCCTGTTCCTCGGCCTCGCGCTGATGGTCTGGTACCTGTCGCGCGACTTCGGCACCGGCACCTCGTTCGTGTTCTTCGTCGTGCTGGTCGTGCTGATGAACTTCGTGCTGAAGCGCACCCGCTGGGGGCGCTCGGTCTTCGCGGTCGGCGGCAACGTCGAAGCCGCACGGCGCTCCGGCATCCGGGTGAACCGCATCTACATCTCGGTGTTCATGCTGACCTCGCTCTTCGCCACCGTCGGCGGCATCCTCGCCGCCGCCCGCCTGAACTCGGCGAGCCTGTCCTCCGGCGCCGGCGACACCAACCTCAACGCGATCGCCGCAGCCGTCATCGGCGGGACGAGTCTCTTCGGTGGCCGTGGCAGCGCCTGGTCGGCGCTGCTCGGCATCATCGTGATCCAGTCGATCTCGAACGGGCTCACCCTGCTGAGCCTCGACTCGTCGATCCGCTACATGATCACCGGCGCGGTCCTGCTGCTGGCCGTCATCATCGACTCGCTCTCGCGGCGCAGCCGCGCCAGTCACGGCGCGGCCTGA
- a CDS encoding acyl-CoA thioester hydrolase/BAAT C-terminal domain-containing protein — protein sequence MQRIGLKDPEGVRFVPPVRSGTGVLVLAGSSGRVDEDRARVFAGLGHVAESIRWFGGAGQQPGPWAVPLELFLARIDELERSCDRVWLVGTSLGAEAALVLGAHRPSVAGVIAFAPTDVVWPWPDGGGVERSHWTLDGSPLPHVPLAWDTWRRGEPPRFRSLYERSYEAAPDRVRAAAVPVERIQQLVLIAGEDDQVWPSAQSARRIAARRAAAGHTTTVVVHRDAGHRVVLPTEPVVVGGTEMARGGTAAADAALGAMALEAIRAALAHDCISPSS from the coding sequence GTGCAGCGAATCGGTCTGAAGGACCCTGAAGGCGTTCGGTTCGTCCCGCCCGTCCGATCTGGGACCGGCGTCCTGGTGCTCGCTGGGTCGAGCGGGCGGGTCGATGAGGACCGCGCGCGGGTCTTCGCCGGACTCGGGCACGTCGCGGAGTCGATCCGGTGGTTCGGAGGAGCCGGCCAGCAACCGGGACCGTGGGCCGTCCCGCTCGAACTCTTCCTCGCCCGCATCGACGAACTCGAGCGGAGCTGCGACCGTGTCTGGCTCGTCGGGACCTCCCTCGGCGCCGAGGCCGCGCTGGTCCTCGGCGCGCACCGCCCCTCGGTCGCGGGCGTCATCGCGTTCGCACCCACCGACGTGGTGTGGCCCTGGCCGGACGGCGGGGGCGTGGAACGATCGCACTGGACCCTCGACGGATCGCCACTGCCGCACGTGCCGTTGGCGTGGGACACCTGGCGGCGGGGAGAACCACCGCGCTTCCGATCGCTCTACGAGCGTTCCTACGAGGCCGCCCCGGACCGGGTTCGGGCAGCGGCGGTACCCGTCGAGCGGATACAGCAGCTCGTCCTGATCGCCGGTGAGGACGACCAGGTCTGGCCGAGCGCCCAGAGCGCTCGCCGCATCGCAGCTCGGCGGGCCGCGGCCGGGCACACCACGACCGTGGTGGTCCATCGGGATGCAGGGCACCGGGTGGTCCTGCCGACCGAGCCAGTCGTGGTCGGTGGGACCGAGATGGCGCGCGGCGGTACCGCAGCCGCCGACGCTGCGCTCGGGGCGATGGCACTCGAGGCGATCCGGGCCGCCTTGGCCCACGACTGCATCAGTCCCTCAAGCTGA
- a CDS encoding SdpI family protein, with protein MDSPGWWAAIGCAVLLLIVDAAIWGIVSIAADGLGRNRAAGIRLPSLMRSDVAWRAGHLAAHRVMRPLLITSAIVAIVSVPAQLTPVLYVVLLGLSLVSTLAALVAGAVSASRAANSVPRDG; from the coding sequence ATGGACAGTCCGGGTTGGTGGGCCGCGATCGGCTGCGCCGTGCTCCTGCTCATCGTCGACGCGGCGATCTGGGGCATCGTGTCGATCGCTGCAGACGGCCTGGGACGGAACCGCGCAGCGGGCATCCGGCTGCCGTCACTCATGCGGAGCGACGTGGCCTGGCGCGCTGGGCACCTCGCCGCGCACCGGGTCATGCGGCCGTTGCTGATCACGTCCGCAATCGTGGCGATCGTCTCCGTCCCGGCGCAGCTCACCCCGGTTCTCTACGTTGTGCTGCTCGGCCTGTCACTGGTGAGCACGCTGGCCGCGCTCGTCGCCGGTGCGGTGTCGGCGTCACGCGCTGCGAACAGCGTTCCTCGCGACGGGTGA
- a CDS encoding SMP-30/gluconolactonase/LRE family protein produces MHITLDSATDIVISGIRFPEGNRWHDGRLWYSDMHTGEVFSVDPSSTDGPRLEATVDGQSSGLGWLADGRLIVSSMESRTVVVVDPDGSTSVFADLSTIESSLVNDLVVDAQTGRTYIGAFGYDLYAGEELRPGPLYVIDPDGLVRLAAEGLVFPNSANILPGTRTLVVSETWGGRLTAFDIEDDGSLTGRREWAALPGGVTPDGSTVDRDGAIWVCSVDTGEFLRVVEGGEVTDRIDAPGDCAIDCALGGEDGRTLYLATADSYDPAVTAKTRAGRISSVRVQVPGW; encoded by the coding sequence GTGCACATCACCCTGGACTCCGCGACCGACATCGTCATCTCCGGCATCCGTTTCCCGGAGGGGAACCGCTGGCACGACGGGCGGCTCTGGTACTCGGACATGCACACCGGCGAGGTGTTCTCGGTCGACCCGTCCTCGACCGACGGCCCCCGGCTCGAGGCGACGGTCGACGGGCAGTCGTCGGGGCTCGGGTGGCTCGCCGACGGGCGGTTGATCGTCAGTTCGATGGAGTCCCGCACGGTCGTCGTCGTCGACCCGGACGGCAGCACCTCGGTGTTCGCCGACCTGTCCACGATCGAGTCGTCGCTCGTGAACGACCTGGTCGTCGACGCCCAGACCGGCCGGACCTACATCGGTGCCTTCGGCTACGACCTGTACGCGGGCGAGGAACTGCGCCCCGGCCCGCTCTACGTGATCGACCCTGACGGCTTGGTCCGCCTCGCCGCCGAGGGCCTGGTGTTCCCGAACAGCGCCAACATCCTGCCCGGCACCCGGACCCTGGTGGTCAGCGAGACGTGGGGTGGCCGCCTCACCGCCTTCGACATCGAGGACGACGGCTCACTGACCGGGCGGCGCGAGTGGGCAGCCCTGCCCGGCGGTGTGACCCCGGACGGCAGCACCGTCGACCGTGACGGCGCGATCTGGGTCTGCTCGGTCGACACAGGGGAGTTCCTGCGGGTCGTCGAGGGCGGCGAGGTGACGGACCGCATCGACGCGCCCGGGGACTGCGCGATCGACTGTGCGCTCGGTGGCGAGGACGGTCGCACCCTCTACCTGGCGACCGCCGACAGCTACGACCCGGCCGTGACTGCGAAGACACGCGCCGGTCGGATCAGTTCGGTCCGGGTTCAGGTGCCGGGGTGGTGA
- a CDS encoding ATP-binding cassette domain-containing protein → MSLRGITKRFGAVQALSDIDFDVYPGEVVAIVGDNGAGKSTFVKILAGVYTPDGGTITFGGDEVSVPNPAAAQTLGIATVFQDLALADNLDVVSNLFLGREIAHPFLDEEEMERRSWELLQQLAARIPSVRIPIASLSGGQRQTVAIARSLIGDPQVVVLDEPTAALGVAQTAEVLNLVERLRERGLGVVLISHNLADVQAVADRVAVLRLGRNNGTFRIDDVSYEEIIAAITGATDNAVTRRAAARTEQETSA, encoded by the coding sequence ATGTCCCTACGCGGGATCACCAAGCGGTTCGGCGCCGTCCAGGCCCTCAGCGACATCGACTTCGACGTCTACCCGGGCGAGGTGGTCGCCATCGTCGGCGACAACGGCGCCGGCAAGTCGACGTTCGTGAAGATCCTCGCCGGGGTCTACACGCCCGACGGCGGCACGATCACCTTCGGCGGCGACGAGGTCAGCGTCCCGAACCCCGCGGCGGCCCAGACCCTCGGCATCGCCACGGTGTTCCAGGACCTCGCCCTCGCCGACAACCTCGACGTGGTCTCGAACCTGTTCCTCGGTCGCGAGATCGCGCACCCGTTCCTCGACGAAGAGGAGATGGAGCGCCGCTCGTGGGAGCTCCTGCAGCAGCTCGCCGCGCGGATCCCGTCGGTGCGGATCCCGATCGCGTCGCTGTCCGGTGGGCAGCGGCAGACCGTGGCGATCGCTCGCTCGCTGATCGGCGACCCGCAGGTGGTCGTGCTCGACGAGCCCACCGCCGCACTCGGCGTCGCGCAGACCGCCGAGGTCCTGAACCTCGTCGAACGCCTGCGCGAGCGCGGCCTCGGCGTCGTGCTCATCAGCCACAACCTCGCGGACGTGCAGGCCGTCGCCGACCGGGTCGCGGTCCTGCGACTCGGCCGCAACAACGGCACGTTCCGCATCGACGACGTCTCCTACGAGGAGATCATCGCGGCCATCACCGGCGCCACCGACAACGCCGTCACCCGTCGCGCCGCCGCCCGGACCGAGCAGGAGACCAGCGCATGA